From Candidatus Palauibacter soopunensis, a single genomic window includes:
- a CDS encoding DUF6134 family protein has product MRCGAARTQRGFCRGLLGVLLLSPLLAALPNPLPLAAQELDSGHLYLREAGRRVGTERFRVWQTGSTVNAFATVEMVQRAAWQIRLQMDLNLLPVKYEIRDGVSALVSGERFPDRIRFHFATPDGERWKEYPVQDVAAILQPGIAHHYLVLVRALREAPDGRLKAILPLDGRTVTVRLAARTEERVSLDEESVDATRYDVDMEGARHQVWLDADDRLLRVLDAAGREALRAPAGS; this is encoded by the coding sequence GTGAGATGCGGCGCCGCTCGAACGCAGCGGGGCTTTTGCCGCGGGCTGCTCGGAGTGCTCCTGCTGAGTCCGCTGCTCGCCGCCCTGCCGAATCCCCTCCCGCTGGCCGCGCAGGAACTGGACTCCGGCCACCTCTACCTGCGCGAAGCGGGGCGCCGCGTGGGGACGGAGCGCTTCCGGGTCTGGCAGACCGGATCCACGGTTAACGCGTTCGCCACCGTCGAGATGGTGCAGCGGGCCGCATGGCAGATACGCCTGCAGATGGATCTCAACCTGCTTCCGGTGAAATATGAGATTCGCGACGGGGTATCGGCTCTCGTGAGCGGGGAGCGTTTCCCCGACCGGATCCGCTTCCACTTCGCGACGCCGGACGGCGAGCGCTGGAAGGAGTACCCGGTCCAGGATGTGGCCGCGATCCTGCAGCCGGGGATCGCGCATCACTATCTCGTGCTCGTGCGTGCGCTCAGAGAAGCGCCGGATGGGCGGCTGAAGGCGATCCTGCCCCTCGATGGCCGGACCGTGACCGTGCGCCTCGCGGCGCGGACGGAGGAACGGGTTTCGCTCGACGAGGAGTCGGTGGACGCGACCCGCTACGATGTGGACATGGAAGGCGCCCGGCACCAGGTGTGGCTCGACGCGGACGACCGGCTGCTCCGCGTCCTGGACGCCGCGGGACGCGAGGCCCTGCGCGCCCCGGCCGGGAGCTGA
- a CDS encoding YIP1 family protein — protein MEHHPESSEASVEEHGIPSLPVRIVQVFVSPAKLFDALRHQPAWMGAVLALIGVSIALQFLTPVVVPEDVLRRAAEARISDFIPAGTDPAVLEQQVDAAVSPGAVGVIAGAVIATPLILSLIAGLLLIAFNVIMGGEASFRQLFSAGAHAMYVYTAGGIVSIGLMAAGAEIVTLTPGLFLPEMEGFIGRFLNGINIFSVWTCGVLGVAVSRFYPGRSVAAGTTYLLVLYLILVAALAGFAGLLAGLAG, from the coding sequence ATGGAACACCATCCGGAATCGTCCGAGGCATCGGTGGAGGAGCACGGGATCCCCTCGCTGCCCGTGCGCATCGTGCAGGTCTTCGTCTCGCCGGCGAAGCTGTTCGACGCCCTGCGTCACCAGCCCGCCTGGATGGGCGCCGTTCTGGCGCTGATCGGCGTGAGCATTGCGCTTCAGTTCCTTACGCCGGTCGTCGTCCCCGAGGACGTCTTGCGGAGGGCGGCGGAGGCCCGGATCTCGGACTTCATACCGGCGGGAACCGACCCCGCGGTGCTGGAGCAGCAGGTCGATGCGGCCGTTTCGCCCGGAGCGGTCGGGGTCATCGCGGGTGCGGTCATCGCGACGCCTCTCATACTCTCGCTCATCGCGGGACTTCTCCTCATCGCGTTCAACGTCATCATGGGGGGCGAGGCCAGCTTCAGGCAGCTGTTCAGCGCCGGCGCGCACGCCATGTACGTCTACACGGCGGGAGGGATCGTCTCCATCGGCCTGATGGCGGCCGGCGCGGAGATCGTGACCCTCACGCCCGGTCTCTTCCTGCCCGAGATGGAGGGGTTCATCGGCAGGTTCCTAAACGGAATCAACATCTTCTCTGTTTGGACGTGCGGGGTGCTCGGGGTGGCGGTGAGCCGCTTCTATCCGGGGCGGTCCGTGGCGGCGGGCACGACGTATCTGCTCGTGCTCTACCTGATCCTGGTGGCGGCGCTCGCGGGGTTCGCGGGTCTCCTCGCCGGTCTGGCGGGCTAG
- a CDS encoding efflux RND transporter periplasmic adaptor subunit, producing MKKAIIAVVVVVLLATMGFLATQREGRGAVEVRVEAVGLRDLIDDVSATGHIEPKTHVDITTDVAGRIIELPVEEGQDVEEGDLLLQIDPALFRAAVERAEAGLAQAQANLAQQGATYRQAQRDADRLTALQARGTDFVTEAEVEQAVTNADVQNRLLEASEHQVHQAEASLDQERDRLGKTTIRAPMSGRITRLNVERGETAIVGTMNNPGSLLLTVADLSVMEAVIEVDETDVPDITIGDSAYVEIDAFPNRRFVGTVTEIGNSSIVPLNPATSGGSAQAIDFEVRIELREPPEGIRPDLSATADVITATRDQVPSIPITALTLMDADEYEEIPNENLPSAPRSDAARDIEGVFVVEGDIVRFRPVEIGIAGENYFEVMSGIELGTTVVSGSFQAIRELSDGSRIRIDAPAGGGAANREDGSGGSDAAVNGEDGR from the coding sequence ATGAAGAAAGCGATCATCGCGGTCGTCGTGGTTGTACTTCTCGCGACCATGGGATTCCTCGCCACGCAGCGGGAGGGGCGCGGCGCCGTCGAGGTCCGCGTGGAGGCCGTCGGGCTGCGGGATCTCATCGACGACGTCTCCGCGACGGGCCACATAGAACCGAAGACGCACGTGGACATCACCACGGACGTCGCCGGGCGGATCATCGAACTCCCGGTGGAGGAAGGGCAGGACGTGGAGGAGGGAGACCTCCTGCTTCAGATCGATCCGGCCCTCTTCAGGGCGGCCGTGGAACGGGCCGAGGCCGGTCTCGCCCAGGCGCAGGCCAACCTCGCCCAGCAGGGGGCGACCTACCGGCAGGCGCAGCGGGACGCGGACCGGCTCACGGCGTTGCAGGCGCGGGGGACCGACTTCGTGACCGAGGCGGAAGTCGAGCAGGCGGTGACGAACGCCGACGTCCAGAACCGGCTGCTCGAGGCCTCGGAGCACCAGGTCCACCAGGCCGAGGCGAGCCTCGACCAGGAACGGGACCGGCTCGGGAAGACGACGATCCGGGCGCCCATGTCGGGCCGGATCACGCGGCTCAACGTCGAGCGCGGCGAGACCGCGATCGTCGGGACGATGAACAATCCGGGCAGCCTGCTCCTCACCGTCGCGGACCTTTCCGTCATGGAGGCCGTGATCGAGGTGGACGAAACGGACGTGCCCGATATCACCATCGGCGACTCGGCCTACGTGGAGATCGACGCCTTCCCGAACCGGCGCTTCGTGGGAACCGTCACCGAGATCGGCAACAGCTCGATCGTCCCCCTGAATCCGGCCACGTCCGGCGGTTCGGCCCAGGCGATCGACTTCGAGGTGCGCATCGAACTTCGTGAGCCGCCCGAAGGGATCAGGCCGGACCTGTCGGCCACGGCCGACGTGATCACGGCCACCCGCGACCAGGTACCCAGCATCCCGATCACGGCGCTCACGCTGATGGATGCGGACGAGTACGAGGAGATCCCGAACGAGAACCTGCCGAGCGCTCCGCGATCCGACGCGGCGCGGGACATCGAGGGCGTCTTCGTCGTGGAGGGCGACATCGTCCGCTTCCGGCCCGTGGAGATCGGTATCGCGGGCGAGAACTACTTCGAGGTCATGTCCGGGATCGAACTCGGGACGACCGTCGTCTCGGGCTCGTTCCAGGCGATCCGCGAACTCAGCGACGGGAGCCGGATCCGGATCGACGCGCCGGCCGGTGGCGGCGCGGCCAACCGCGAAGACGGTAGCGGGGGGAGCGACGCCGCGGTCAACGGAGAGGACGGACGATGA
- a CDS encoding ABC transporter permease gives MRFWEGIRLSLQQVWAQKLKSFFALLGIIIGITFLMAVITIVEGMNSYVRDDFAGSLFGVNTFTVVRRPQIQTGRVDEAERRRQRRNPQLTMEDVAVVQAAAPDAQYLAYYARDVAGSARYGQYERRNVLMVGGSPEYEAVQGWKVVDGRGLTPIDDQQALPVAVIGAQIAERLFPTTSPIDKRIRAGGHGFRVVGVLEAQGGLAGNLRDAAILVPFETFQRTVARRRLEVDGITVKMGSIDELEPAMAEVEGAMRSNRRLRPSEPNNFGIDTSGGLLDAWETINRVLMTALPGLVGISLVVGGIVIMNIMLLSVTDRTREIGLRKSLGAKRRDVLFQFLTEASTLSILGAALGIGSGFGMALLVEQLTPLPAAVSVPAMIISLILGLGVGIVSGLYPAYRAARLDPIEALRFE, from the coding sequence ATGAGATTCTGGGAGGGCATTCGCCTTTCGCTCCAACAGGTATGGGCGCAGAAGCTGAAGTCGTTCTTCGCGCTCCTCGGCATCATCATCGGGATCACCTTCCTCATGGCGGTCATCACGATCGTCGAGGGCATGAACAGCTACGTACGGGACGACTTCGCGGGTTCCCTCTTCGGCGTGAACACGTTCACCGTCGTGCGACGGCCGCAGATTCAGACCGGCCGTGTCGATGAGGCCGAGCGACGCCGGCAGCGCCGCAATCCCCAACTCACGATGGAGGACGTGGCGGTGGTGCAGGCCGCGGCGCCCGACGCCCAATACCTGGCCTACTATGCGCGAGATGTCGCGGGCTCGGCTCGCTACGGGCAGTACGAGCGGCGCAATGTCCTCATGGTCGGGGGTTCGCCGGAGTACGAGGCGGTCCAGGGGTGGAAGGTGGTGGATGGGCGGGGCCTGACGCCGATCGATGACCAGCAGGCGCTCCCGGTCGCCGTCATCGGCGCCCAGATCGCCGAACGGCTCTTCCCCACGACCTCGCCCATCGACAAGCGCATCCGGGCGGGCGGGCACGGTTTCAGGGTCGTCGGCGTGCTGGAGGCGCAGGGCGGCCTCGCGGGGAATCTGCGCGATGCGGCCATACTCGTTCCCTTCGAGACGTTTCAGCGCACCGTGGCGCGCCGGCGGCTGGAGGTCGACGGGATCACCGTCAAGATGGGGTCGATCGACGAACTGGAACCGGCCATGGCGGAGGTGGAGGGCGCGATGCGCTCCAACCGGCGCCTGCGGCCCTCCGAGCCGAACAATTTCGGCATCGACACTTCGGGTGGACTGCTCGATGCGTGGGAGACGATCAACCGGGTTCTGATGACGGCGCTGCCCGGCCTGGTCGGGATCTCGCTGGTGGTGGGCGGCATCGTGATCATGAACATCATGCTGCTCTCGGTCACGGACCGGACGCGGGAGATCGGGCTCCGCAAGTCCCTCGGCGCGAAGCGGCGGGACGTCCTGTTCCAGTTCCTGACCGAGGCATCGACCCTCTCGATTCTGGGGGCGGCATTGGGTATCGGCTCCGGATTCGGGATGGCGCTGCTCGTCGAACAACTCACGCCGCTGCCGGCCGCCGTATCGGTGCCGGCGATGATCATCTCCCTCATTCTCGGGCTCGGGGTAGGGATCGTTTCCGGCCTCTATCCCGCCTATCGAGCCGCCCGGCTCGACCCGATCGAAGCCCTCAGGTTCGAGTGA
- a CDS encoding ABC transporter permease, protein MRGMGFIATVTEGIAVAFDSLGANKVRSGLTILGVTIGVLVVMVMAAVITGINRSFSELMAPEGITTFWVAHFDFSSMQISGPLEEGEDAFFRNPPLKPEWAKELGRVEGIQSAAPIVDLAGSGYEASSEGDRVEIGLYGVGADYIEISGGDIISGRWFTQSEAERRAAVTVIDSATAVELFGTRDPIGRDIRVSRGSENARVRVVGIYRVPANLFAGLVSHYVWMPFATADKLLRVWDRQISFVVRPEPETELQTALDATRARMRQLRGLQVGEEDDFAIMTPDQMMELWGQLTNVLFAAMVGLSSIGLMVGGVGVIGIMMISVTERTREIGLRKAMGGRRRDIMWQFLVEAATLTLLGGATGMLLGGGLVWVVNQATPLTAVVPLWSIVAALAASILTGVGFGLYPASRAAGLDPIDALRYE, encoded by the coding sequence ATGCGAGGCATGGGGTTCATCGCGACGGTCACAGAAGGGATCGCCGTCGCCTTCGACTCGCTCGGGGCGAACAAGGTGCGGAGCGGTCTCACGATCCTCGGCGTGACGATCGGAGTCCTCGTCGTCATGGTGATGGCGGCGGTGATCACCGGGATCAACCGGAGCTTCTCGGAGCTGATGGCCCCGGAGGGGATCACGACGTTCTGGGTGGCGCACTTCGACTTTTCCTCGATGCAAATCAGCGGCCCGCTCGAAGAAGGGGAGGACGCTTTCTTCAGGAACCCCCCGCTGAAACCGGAATGGGCGAAGGAACTGGGTCGGGTCGAGGGGATCCAGAGCGCGGCGCCCATCGTGGATCTGGCGGGGTCGGGCTACGAGGCCTCCTCCGAGGGCGACCGGGTCGAGATCGGACTCTACGGGGTGGGCGCCGACTATATCGAGATCTCTGGCGGCGATATCATCTCCGGCCGCTGGTTCACCCAGTCGGAGGCCGAGCGGCGCGCGGCGGTCACCGTGATCGACTCGGCCACCGCCGTGGAGCTGTTCGGGACCCGGGATCCGATCGGACGGGACATTCGCGTCAGCAGGGGCAGCGAGAACGCGAGGGTTCGCGTGGTCGGCATCTACAGGGTGCCCGCCAACCTCTTCGCCGGCCTCGTCTCGCACTACGTGTGGATGCCCTTCGCGACGGCGGACAAGCTGCTGCGGGTGTGGGACCGGCAGATCAGTTTCGTCGTGCGGCCGGAACCGGAAACGGAGCTGCAGACCGCGCTCGACGCGACCCGCGCCCGCATGCGGCAACTGCGGGGACTGCAGGTCGGCGAGGAAGACGACTTCGCCATCATGACCCCCGATCAGATGATGGAGCTGTGGGGCCAGCTGACGAACGTGCTGTTCGCCGCAATGGTCGGCCTGTCGAGCATCGGGCTCATGGTCGGTGGCGTCGGCGTCATCGGCATCATGATGATCTCCGTCACGGAGCGGACCCGGGAGATCGGGCTCCGCAAGGCGATGGGCGGGCGCCGCCGCGACATCATGTGGCAGTTCCTCGTCGAAGCGGCCACGCTCACGCTGCTGGGCGGGGCGACCGGCATGCTGCTCGGGGGCGGGCTCGTGTGGGTCGTGAACCAGGCCACGCCGCTCACCGCCGTCGTGCCGCTGTGGTCGATCGTGGCCGCGCTGGCCGCCTCGATCCTGACCGGCGTCGGCTTCGGACTCTACCCCGCCTCCCGGGCCGCGGGTCTGGACCCCATCGACGCGTTGCGTTACGAGTAG
- a CDS encoding ABC transporter permease encodes MTARARGGMGFLSTVTEGIAVAFDSIRANKVRSGLTILGVTIGVLVVMVMAAAITGINQSFEDAMSPNGVETFYVAHWDFTSAGFGGGPLGEEEPDLFRNKPLDPRWARDLGRIPGIRSASPFVELTGDFGPGAFEASVGSDRVEISFYGVGADYLEIYSGDIISGRWFTHPEAERRAPVAVIDSTVAADLFGSLDPLGREIRIGEGSRGAMFRVVGVYRVPANLFAGLASHYVWVPFASADKLLPVWDRAVSIIVRPEPEADLQIALDATHARMRQLRQLEPSEEDDFAVLSQEQLLSLWGQLTNVLFAAMLGLSSIGLMVGGVGVIGIMMISVTERTREIGLRKAMGGRRRDIMWQFLVEAATLTLLGGATGMLLGGAMVWAVNQLTPLPAVVPLWSILAALAASVLTGIGFGLYPASRAAGLDPIDALRYE; translated from the coding sequence ATGACCGCTCGGGCACGCGGCGGCATGGGGTTCCTTTCGACGGTCACCGAAGGGATCGCGGTCGCCTTCGACTCGATCAGGGCCAACAAGGTTCGGAGCGGCCTCACGATCCTGGGCGTCACCATCGGCGTGCTCGTCGTGATGGTGATGGCGGCCGCGATCACCGGCATCAACCAGAGCTTCGAAGACGCGATGTCCCCGAACGGCGTCGAGACGTTTTACGTGGCGCACTGGGACTTCACGTCGGCGGGCTTCGGTGGCGGCCCTCTGGGCGAGGAGGAGCCGGACCTCTTCAGGAACAAGCCGCTCGATCCGCGGTGGGCCAGGGACCTCGGGCGCATCCCGGGCATCCGAAGCGCGTCGCCGTTCGTCGAACTCACCGGCGATTTCGGTCCGGGGGCCTTCGAGGCGAGCGTCGGGTCGGACCGGGTCGAGATCTCGTTCTACGGCGTCGGGGCCGACTATCTCGAGATCTACAGCGGCGACATCATCTCGGGACGTTGGTTCACGCACCCCGAGGCCGAACGGCGGGCGCCCGTCGCCGTGATCGATTCCACCGTGGCGGCCGACCTGTTCGGGTCGCTCGATCCGCTCGGCCGCGAGATCCGGATCGGCGAAGGCAGCCGCGGAGCCATGTTTCGCGTGGTCGGCGTGTACCGGGTGCCGGCCAACCTGTTCGCCGGCCTCGCGTCGCACTACGTGTGGGTACCGTTCGCGAGCGCGGACAAGCTGCTGCCCGTCTGGGACCGGGCCGTCAGCATCATCGTGCGGCCGGAACCCGAAGCCGACCTTCAGATAGCGCTCGACGCGACGCACGCGCGGATGCGGCAGCTTCGCCAACTGGAGCCGAGCGAGGAGGACGACTTCGCGGTGCTGAGCCAGGAGCAATTGCTGAGTCTCTGGGGTCAGCTGACGAACGTCCTGTTCGCGGCGATGCTCGGGTTGTCGAGCATCGGGCTCATGGTCGGCGGCGTGGGGGTCATCGGCATCATGATGATCTCCGTGACGGAGCGGACTCGCGAGATCGGGCTGCGGAAAGCGATGGGCGGGCGACGCCGGGACATCATGTGGCAGTTCCTGGTCGAAGCGGCCACGCTCACGCTGCTCGGCGGCGCGACGGGGATGCTGCTGGGTGGCGCGATGGTATGGGCCGTGAATCAGTTGACGCCGCTGCCGGCGGTCGTGCCGCTGTGGTCGATCCTGGCCGCCCTTGCGGCATCGGTGCTGACCGGGATCGGTTTCGGGCTCTACCCGGCCTCCCGGGCCGCGGGGTTGGACCCCATCGACGCGCTGCGCTACGAGTAG
- the bshB1 gene encoding bacillithiol biosynthesis deacetylase BshB1, whose protein sequence is MTESPLDLLAIAAHPDDAELTCGGTLARAAEQGRRTGILDLTRGEMGSRGTPELRAEEAGRAAAALGVGVRVNAGLPDARLENSLEARGVVVEHLRRLAPRTVILPYPRGRHPDHRVASELARDACFLAGLREYEGGPGRRPEKVLYAMAYREDAVKPTFVVPLTEAQFQRKVEAVRCYASQFEGATAAGEIFPTGQPLVERIETASRHYGSLVRAPHGEPFHTDETMRVSDVTRLGVRSL, encoded by the coding sequence ATGACCGAATCACCGCTGGACCTCCTTGCCATCGCGGCGCATCCGGACGACGCCGAGCTCACCTGCGGCGGGACGCTGGCGCGCGCCGCCGAACAGGGTCGCCGGACCGGAATCCTGGACCTGACGCGGGGCGAGATGGGCTCGCGCGGGACGCCCGAGTTGCGGGCGGAGGAGGCGGGCCGGGCGGCGGCGGCGCTTGGCGTCGGGGTGCGGGTCAACGCCGGGCTGCCGGATGCGCGGCTCGAAAACTCGCTGGAGGCGCGGGGCGTCGTCGTGGAGCACCTGAGGCGTCTCGCCCCCCGGACGGTGATCCTTCCCTATCCGCGCGGCCGCCATCCCGATCACCGGGTCGCCTCGGAACTCGCGCGCGACGCCTGTTTCCTCGCGGGACTGCGGGAGTACGAAGGCGGACCGGGGCGGCGGCCGGAGAAGGTCCTCTATGCGATGGCGTACCGGGAGGATGCGGTGAAGCCGACCTTCGTCGTACCGCTCACGGAAGCGCAGTTCCAGCGGAAGGTCGAGGCGGTGCGGTGCTACGCGTCACAGTTCGAGGGCGCGACGGCGGCGGGCGAGATCTTCCCCACCGGACAGCCGCTCGTCGAACGCATCGAAACCGCGTCGCGGCACTACGGTTCGCTGGTCCGGGCCCCGCACGGCGAACCGTTCCATACCGATGAGACGATGCGCGTGAGCGATGTCACACGCCTCGGAGTTCGCTCGTTATAG
- a CDS encoding cysteine desulfurase family protein: MIQPEEERLYLDYAATWPMRPEVWDAMGAELRDGFNPASAHAPGRRAHRCLEVARGRIADLLGGPRSSIYFTGGGTQSDNLAILGFVRANPGRSPRVFVSAIEHKACLEAADRGAVEGARAARIPVDRSGTIDLAWLRRELAADPDAPTLISVMWANNEIGTVQAMGDIVELGHEYGALVHTDAVQALGKVDCDLERTPVDLLSATAHKLGGPVGIGLLYRRPGVTLEPLSYGGGQERSMWPGTQNPVGATGFAAALALALEDREAAVARWTGLRDHLEARIRAEIPDARIHAGDAPLRMPNLVSVGIPGCDSGAVLVSLDFEGIAVSGGSACGSDSSVGSDVLDAIGITSDVPYAAVRFSFGHDTSRADVDAAADALARVAARVVAITA, encoded by the coding sequence ATGATACAGCCGGAAGAAGAGCGGCTTTACCTCGATTACGCGGCGACCTGGCCCATGCGGCCGGAGGTGTGGGATGCCATGGGAGCGGAGCTGCGGGACGGCTTCAATCCCGCGAGCGCGCACGCCCCCGGGCGCCGGGCGCATCGCTGCCTGGAGGTCGCGCGCGGGCGGATCGCGGATCTGCTCGGGGGCCCGCGCTCGTCCATCTACTTCACGGGCGGCGGCACGCAGTCGGACAACCTCGCGATCCTCGGCTTCGTCCGGGCGAACCCGGGGCGCAGCCCGCGCGTGTTCGTGTCCGCGATCGAGCACAAGGCGTGCCTCGAGGCGGCGGACCGCGGGGCCGTTGAGGGGGCCCGCGCGGCGCGGATTCCCGTGGACCGCTCGGGGACGATCGATCTCGCGTGGCTGCGGCGGGAACTCGCGGCGGACCCGGACGCGCCGACGCTGATTTCGGTGATGTGGGCGAACAACGAGATCGGCACGGTCCAGGCGATGGGGGACATCGTCGAACTGGGCCACGAATACGGGGCCCTCGTACACACGGACGCCGTGCAGGCGCTGGGGAAGGTGGACTGCGATCTCGAGCGGACGCCGGTCGATCTCCTGTCGGCGACGGCGCACAAGCTCGGCGGGCCCGTGGGGATCGGCCTCCTCTACCGGCGGCCGGGGGTGACGCTGGAGCCGCTGAGCTATGGCGGCGGCCAGGAACGGTCCATGTGGCCGGGCACGCAGAACCCGGTCGGCGCGACGGGCTTCGCGGCCGCGCTCGCGCTCGCGCTCGAGGACCGCGAGGCGGCGGTCGCGCGCTGGACCGGCTTGCGCGATCACCTCGAGGCGCGGATCCGGGCGGAGATTCCGGATGCCCGGATCCATGCCGGGGACGCGCCGCTGCGGATGCCGAATCTCGTCAGCGTCGGGATTCCGGGGTGTGACAGCGGAGCCGTGCTCGTTTCCCTCGACTTCGAGGGGATCGCGGTCTCGGGCGGGTCGGCGTGCGGCTCCGACTCGAGCGTCGGCTCCGACGTGCTGGACGCAATCGGGATCACCAGCGATGTCCCGTATGCGGCCGTGCGCTTCAGCTTCGGCCACGACACGTCCCGGGCGGACGTCGACGCGGCGGCGGATGCGCTCGCGCGGGTCGCCGCGCGGGTCGTCGCCATTACGGCCTGA
- the mnmA gene encoding tRNA 2-thiouridine(34) synthase MnmA, which produces MIAPTRLADSVLVAMSGGVDSSLTAALLAREGRPIIGVTMKTFCYTGSEGPTRTCCGLDGIADAKSVAAQLDMPHHVFDVEEEFTRDVIDDFVSEYAAGRTPIPCVRCNSFTKFRDLLVRADALGCRWLATGHYARVIRPRSGPPELHLGADDHKDQTYFLWGMPREALDRLLLPVGELTKPQVRAEARRLGLDTADKPESFEICFVPDNDYAGVLRRYLPEDHPALSPGAIRLEDGSDAGEHPGYAHYTVGQRKGLPGGFAEPMFVLEIRPESRDVIIGPRTSLARSRIGARGVNWLAEPPASGERIGVRIRHGAAIVDADVIEATPAGFSLELPVPQSAITPGQSAVLYRDDLVLGGGVIVSN; this is translated from the coding sequence ATGATCGCCCCGACCCGCCTCGCGGACTCCGTGCTCGTCGCCATGTCGGGCGGCGTGGACTCTTCGCTCACCGCGGCGCTGCTCGCGCGCGAGGGCCGTCCGATCATCGGCGTGACGATGAAGACCTTCTGCTACACCGGCAGCGAGGGCCCGACGCGCACCTGCTGCGGCCTCGACGGGATCGCGGACGCCAAGTCCGTCGCGGCCCAGCTCGACATGCCGCACCACGTGTTCGATGTCGAGGAGGAGTTCACGCGCGACGTGATCGACGACTTCGTGTCGGAGTACGCGGCCGGCCGCACGCCGATCCCGTGCGTCCGCTGCAACAGCTTCACGAAGTTCCGGGACCTCCTCGTGCGGGCGGACGCGCTGGGCTGCCGCTGGCTGGCGACGGGGCACTACGCGCGCGTGATCCGGCCCCGCTCCGGGCCGCCGGAACTCCACCTCGGCGCGGACGACCACAAGGACCAGACCTACTTCCTGTGGGGGATGCCGCGCGAGGCGCTCGACCGCCTTCTCCTGCCGGTCGGCGAGCTCACGAAGCCGCAGGTCCGCGCGGAGGCGCGGCGGCTCGGCCTCGACACGGCGGACAAGCCGGAGTCGTTCGAGATCTGCTTCGTCCCCGACAACGACTACGCCGGGGTCCTGCGCCGGTACCTGCCGGAAGACCACCCTGCCCTCTCGCCCGGCGCCATCCGCTTGGAGGACGGCTCGGACGCGGGGGAACACCCGGGCTACGCGCACTACACGGTGGGGCAGCGCAAGGGGCTTCCGGGCGGTTTCGCCGAGCCGATGTTCGTGCTCGAGATCCGGCCGGAGTCGCGCGACGTCATCATCGGGCCGCGGACCTCCCTGGCTCGCTCGCGCATCGGCGCCCGGGGCGTGAACTGGCTCGCCGAGCCTCCGGCCAGTGGCGAGCGCATCGGCGTTCGGATCCGGCACGGGGCCGCGATCGTCGACGCGGATGTCATCGAGGCGACGCCGGCCGGATTCTCGCTGGAGCTGCCCGTCCCGCAGTCGGCGATCACGCCCGGACAGAGCGCCGTGCTCTACCGGGACGACCTCGTCCTCGGCGGCGGCGTCATCGTCTCGAACTGA
- the dnaJ gene encoding molecular chaperone DnaJ, which translates to MATQAKDYYKILGVAENASADEIRKAYRRLAKEHHPDANAGDPTSTEKFKEVSEAHGVLSDPDKRKKYDRVRKYGGIGAFGPGQAGGAPGGAGNFKFEDLSDLGGIGGIFSSIFDFGKKAKPEKEGPKRGRNVEYLVTVRLRTAARGGRVSVTVPINEECATCDGDGAAPGTSLKRCPECDGRGEVTFGQGGFSVTRPCPVCVRRGMVPETPCSSCSGRGQVNTRRKLSVKVPAGVENGSRVRISGKGERGPGGGPAGDLIIKFQVDLDRFFTRDGLDLACEVPINVAQAILGSKVKVRTIGGNKVVLRIPPGTQSGTTFRIRGQGIRRGENRGDQLVKVVVETPDLSGEGLRKVKDLAQQEGLSY; encoded by the coding sequence ATGGCGACGCAGGCGAAGGACTACTACAAGATTCTCGGGGTCGCGGAGAACGCGAGCGCGGACGAGATCCGGAAGGCCTACCGCAGGCTCGCGAAGGAGCACCACCCGGACGCGAACGCGGGCGATCCGACGTCGACGGAGAAGTTCAAGGAGGTGTCGGAGGCGCACGGCGTCCTCTCCGATCCCGACAAGCGCAAGAAGTACGATCGCGTGCGGAAGTACGGCGGCATCGGAGCGTTCGGGCCCGGCCAGGCGGGCGGAGCGCCCGGGGGCGCGGGCAACTTCAAGTTCGAGGACCTGTCCGACCTGGGCGGCATCGGCGGCATCTTCTCGTCGATCTTCGATTTCGGGAAGAAGGCGAAGCCGGAGAAGGAGGGGCCGAAGCGCGGCCGCAACGTCGAATACCTGGTCACGGTTCGGCTCCGCACCGCGGCGCGCGGTGGCCGGGTCTCGGTCACGGTGCCGATCAACGAGGAGTGCGCGACGTGCGACGGGGACGGCGCCGCTCCCGGCACGTCGCTGAAACGCTGCCCCGAGTGTGACGGCCGGGGCGAAGTCACGTTCGGGCAGGGCGGGTTCTCCGTCACGCGCCCGTGTCCCGTGTGCGTGCGGCGCGGGATGGTGCCGGAGACGCCGTGCTCGAGTTGCTCCGGGCGCGGCCAGGTGAACACGCGGCGCAAGCTCAGCGTCAAGGTGCCCGCGGGAGTCGAGAACGGTTCGCGCGTCCGCATCTCCGGCAAGGGCGAGCGCGGTCCGGGCGGTGGCCCCGCGGGCGACCTCATCATCAAGTTCCAGGTCGACCTCGACCGCTTCTTCACCCGCGACGGGCTCGATCTCGCCTGCGAGGTGCCGATCAACGTGGCGCAGGCGATTCTCGGCTCGAAGGTCAAGGTGAGGACGATCGGCGGGAACAAGGTCGTGCTCAGAATCCCGCCGGGTACGCAGAGCGGGACCACGTTCCGGATTCGCGGCCAGGGCATCCGGCGCGGCGAGAACCGGGGCGACCAGCTCGTCAAGGTCGTCGTGGAGACGCCCGACCTCTCCGGCGAGGGCCTGCGGAAGGTGAAGGACCTCGCGCAGCAGGAGGGCCTCTCCTACTGA